The region GTGGTCCGCGCGGTCGGTGAGACCGACCCGTGCCAGCGCCTCGAGGGCGCGCTCCCGGCGTTCGCGCACGCGAACACCCCGGTAGACGAGCGGAAGCTCGACGTTCTCGAGCGCCGAAAGGCGCGGCAACAGGTTGAAGCTCTGGAACACGAAGCCGATCTTGTCCCCGCGCAGATCGGCGAGGCCATCCGAGTCGATCTCTTCGACGGCGCGCCCATCGAGCCGGTAGTGACCCGAGGAGGGTTTCGCGAGGCAGCCCAGCATCTCGAGCAGCGTCGTCTTGCCCGAACCGGAAGGTCCGATGATCGCCACCAGCTCGCTCTGCTCGATCGAGAGGTGCACGTCGCGGAGTGCATGAACCGCGTTTCGTCCGGTGTCGTAGGTCTTGCAGATGGCTTCGAGCTCGATGAGCGCCGAGCTAGCCGCCGGTCTCACTGGAGACTCACGCGCT is a window of Myxococcota bacterium DNA encoding:
- a CDS encoding ABC transporter ATP-binding protein, giving the protein MRPAASSALIELEAICKTYDTGRNAVHALRDVHLSIEQSELVAIIGPSGSGKTTLLEMLGCLAKPSSGHYRLDGRAVEEIDSDGLADLRGDKIGFVFQSFNLLPRLSALENVELPLVYRGVRVRERRERALEALARVGLTDRADHRPTQLSGGERQRVAIARSLINEPSLLLADEPTGNLDSKTGQEILAIFSALHEAGNTIVMVTHDNHIAEWAPRCVAIRDGRIASDLRDPSH